One window from the genome of Tachypleus tridentatus isolate NWPU-2018 chromosome 11, ASM421037v1, whole genome shotgun sequence encodes:
- the LOC143232616 gene encoding ras-related and estrogen-regulated growth inhibitor-like isoform X6, whose product MDVHCGSLTVRFITKRFIGDYDPTLEDVYTHETAVNNNEAVIFHILDSAGHSHDTEPFFLESNIRWADTFILMYSVTDKCSFDECNRLKFLINLYNKRCRILGGPLFPSHLTEVPVLLVGNKADQYGDRMISREDGERRSHEIDCAGFHEISVRESIDEVENVFRHLYQIWKTWNKKSKIRRCSSDVGTEPSSKRLPIVNKVPLMSFQEERSPVKSAKNLHEQTIHPLHDLFSTTFRERACTDGTLHTSTRWRFRTARFHSAVNSPLQTRRMSISMRGSESS is encoded by the exons aggATGTTTACACCCACGAAACTGCAGTCAACAATAACGAGGCGGTAATCTTTCACATTCTGGATAGTGCAGGCCACAGTCAC gATACAGAACCGTTTTTTCTGGAGTCCAATATTCGTTGGGCAGACACATTCATTTTGATGTATTCCGTAACTGATAAATGTAGCTTTGACGAATGTAACCGTCTAAAATTTCTGATTAACCTTTATAACAAACGGTGTCGGATTCTGGGAGGTCCGTTATTTCCGAGTCATTTGACGGAGGTTCCTGTTTTGTTGGTTGGGAACAAAGCGGACCAATATGGCGACAGAATGATATCAAGAGAGGATGGAGAACGCAGAAGTCACGAAATTGACTGTGCGGGATTTCACGAGATTTCAGTACGAGAATCGATTGACGAGGTAGAGAACGTATTTAGGCATCTTTATCAGATTTGGAAGACATGGAATAAGAAAAGTAAGATAAGGCGCTGTTCCAGTGATGTTGGTACAGAACCGTCTTCTAAGAGGCTTCCTATTGTCAACAAGGTTCCTCTGATGAGTTTTCAGGAAGAAAGGTCACCCGTAAAATCAGCAAAAAATCTTCATGAACAAACGATTCACCCACTTCATGATTTGTTTTCAACCACATTTCGAGAACGAGCTTGTACTGATGGAACATTACACACATCCACGAGATGGCGCTTCAGGACTGCTAGATTTCATAGTGCAGTCAATTCACCACTCCAGACTCGAAGGATGAGCATCAGCATGCGCGGAAGTGAATCAAGTTAA